In Terriglobia bacterium, a single window of DNA contains:
- a CDS encoding TlpA family protein disulfide reductase has translation MKRSVLVVIAVIVVVSAALFFASHRDGKGTVSAIFKPAQEGPAVGAVAPDFTLKVLGEEGSKNLQLSSLRGKAVLINFWATYCGPCKVEMPWLIELQNKYGPQGFQIVGVAEDEAGDEAIVDFAHKMKLNYPVVRGTNSVADQYPGDGLPLSFYIDRSGKVVYKVVGLVSESVMEDAIKKSLAQGGK, from the coding sequence GTGAAACGCAGCGTTCTTGTCGTGATTGCCGTAATTGTCGTGGTCAGCGCAGCTCTGTTTTTTGCCAGCCATCGTGACGGCAAGGGCACCGTCTCCGCCATCTTCAAGCCGGCCCAGGAAGGCCCGGCCGTCGGCGCCGTTGCCCCGGACTTCACCCTGAAAGTCCTGGGCGAAGAGGGCAGCAAAAATCTCCAGCTCTCTTCCCTGCGCGGCAAAGCCGTGCTGATCAACTTCTGGGCCACCTATTGCGGCCCCTGCAAAGTGGAAATGCCCTGGCTGATCGAGTTGCAGAACAAATATGGCCCGCAAGGTTTCCAGATCGTGGGCGTAGCCGAAGATGAGGCTGGCGATGAAGCCATTGTGGACTTTGCCCACAAAATGAAATTGAATTACCCCGTTGTGCGTGGCACCAACAGCGTCGCCGACCAATATCCTGGCGATGGATTGCCACTCTCGTTTTACATTGACCGCTCCGGCAAAGTTGTCTACAAGGTAGTGGGCTTGGTGAGCGAATCGGTGATGGAAGACGCCATCAAGAAATCCCTGGCCCAAGGCGGCAAGTAA
- a CDS encoding DUF2339 domain-containing protein, whose product MFDASASIVFVTVVLAILLLIIWRSGVGKYKRLGGEVDELSAELAATRQALLKNIDELAAEVKELRAKAIPAQVGTTAQPAPVSRLEAGVVSPAMTAPLSAPSVPKGVATPEEFVSAPPPPQAERPVEANFAIGQTREPSPTIFERLRSLLNFEEMLGSNWFAKLGAGILVLGIAFFLAWQLREVGPMGKVTVGWLVGAVMLGAGIFVERKERYRMVARAGVGAGWAMWFFTSYAMNHVAAAHVLDSTLADLALMFLVAAGMVLHTLHYRSQVLTGLAFLCAYLAIAFNRADVGSLTAAVVLAVGVVWVVLRMEWFVLEICAIIATFLNHFLWLRPIIAPMGKHHHHFPEFYSSAAILASYWAVFRFSYLWRRGGDQERISTLAALVNTGLLLAVLKYQSVDPKMAFWGLLVLGSVELGLGQLSRARARTLPHIVLTVIGACMLVAAIPFHFGPADLHAQEYIALAWLAEAEAFFLVGVLTREQVFRRVGLGAFVPLMVQLIGVETASIYGRRMDGADFKGEFFPALICILAALVLYWNVHRAPRRWAEQFTPVVEQLATRDLSYAAGAVALAAAWMAFPWFGTAVAWMALSCTLAWLASRFEFQPMRVQSIAMAAFVFIRVLVVNLPDTTAYHFAGRTWSARLLTTALAVALCYVASHWHRSTDTAWLRWLEPGFTWVASTILTLLMWYELKTASVALGWAVFALLILEAGFWRQSANLRLQAYVAGISVFLRLLFVNLNAVSPVAGARWSPRLYTVVPLVLFFYYVYRRLDESAAALHDLDRKFKAAQTFAWLGTLSVILLLRFEVALDWIATAWAAAVLVLMALAWKTNRPVFLHQALFLSLGVLFRGVMHNLYERSYFTPPSKLLSGLNVISAAGFLFAALVFAFKLRQTSLQEGKSRMRRALQLLAARPEQLLFFVPLGLITAYLAVELRSGLVTMAWALEAVVVFLFALWIGERSYRLSAVGLLMLCVGKIIVVDIWRLGIRDRAITFIVLGAMLLGVSILYSRNREKVRQFL is encoded by the coding sequence GTGTTCGACGCATCTGCCTCCATCGTCTTTGTGACCGTCGTCCTCGCCATCTTGCTGCTGATCATTTGGCGGAGCGGTGTCGGCAAATACAAGAGACTCGGTGGCGAAGTAGACGAGCTCTCGGCCGAACTTGCGGCCACGCGCCAGGCCCTGCTCAAGAACATTGACGAGCTTGCTGCTGAGGTCAAGGAGCTCCGTGCAAAAGCTATCCCGGCGCAAGTGGGAACAACTGCTCAACCTGCGCCTGTTAGTCGTCTTGAAGCGGGTGTGGTGTCTCCTGCGATGACGGCGCCCCTCTCCGCCCCCAGCGTGCCCAAGGGTGTTGCTACTCCTGAAGAATTCGTGTCCGCGCCGCCGCCTCCGCAGGCCGAGCGTCCCGTCGAAGCCAACTTCGCTATTGGACAGACTCGCGAACCCTCGCCGACTATTTTCGAGCGCCTGCGCTCGTTGCTGAATTTTGAAGAAATGCTGGGGAGCAACTGGTTCGCAAAATTAGGGGCAGGCATCCTGGTTCTGGGAATTGCGTTTTTCCTCGCCTGGCAGTTGCGTGAAGTCGGGCCCATGGGCAAAGTCACCGTGGGCTGGCTCGTCGGCGCAGTCATGCTGGGGGCAGGCATCTTCGTCGAACGCAAAGAGCGCTACCGCATGGTGGCTCGCGCCGGCGTGGGTGCGGGCTGGGCCATGTGGTTCTTTACCTCCTATGCCATGAACCACGTTGCGGCGGCGCACGTCCTCGACTCCACGCTTGCGGACCTGGCACTGATGTTCCTGGTGGCCGCAGGCATGGTGCTGCACACTTTGCACTATCGCTCCCAGGTGCTTACCGGGCTGGCGTTTCTCTGCGCGTATTTGGCCATCGCCTTCAATCGCGCCGATGTCGGCAGCCTCACCGCGGCCGTGGTCCTGGCCGTGGGTGTTGTCTGGGTTGTCCTGCGCATGGAGTGGTTTGTCCTGGAGATCTGCGCGATCATCGCTACTTTCCTCAACCACTTTCTCTGGCTGCGCCCCATCATCGCGCCCATGGGGAAACACCACCACCATTTTCCTGAGTTCTATTCCAGCGCGGCGATCCTGGCCAGTTACTGGGCTGTGTTCCGCTTCTCTTATCTCTGGCGGCGAGGCGGTGACCAGGAGAGAATTTCCACCCTGGCCGCCCTTGTAAACACCGGCCTGCTGCTTGCTGTTTTGAAATACCAGTCAGTGGATCCCAAGATGGCTTTTTGGGGGCTCCTGGTGCTGGGCTCGGTTGAACTGGGCTTGGGACAACTTTCGCGGGCGCGCGCTCGCACTCTGCCGCACATTGTTCTCACGGTGATTGGCGCTTGCATGCTGGTGGCCGCCATTCCCTTCCACTTTGGGCCGGCCGATTTGCACGCGCAGGAATACATCGCTTTGGCGTGGCTCGCGGAAGCGGAGGCGTTTTTCCTGGTGGGCGTGCTCACGCGCGAACAGGTATTCCGCCGTGTTGGTTTGGGCGCCTTTGTGCCGCTGATGGTGCAGTTGATCGGCGTTGAAACGGCCAGCATTTATGGCCGCCGCATGGATGGCGCAGACTTCAAAGGCGAATTCTTTCCCGCGTTGATATGCATCCTGGCCGCCCTGGTCCTTTATTGGAATGTCCACCGGGCGCCCCGCCGCTGGGCCGAGCAATTCACGCCCGTGGTCGAACAGCTCGCCACGCGCGATCTTTCGTATGCCGCTGGGGCCGTCGCCTTGGCCGCGGCCTGGATGGCCTTTCCCTGGTTCGGCACGGCAGTAGCCTGGATGGCGCTCTCTTGCACGCTGGCCTGGCTTGCCAGTCGCTTTGAGTTCCAGCCGATGCGCGTGCAATCCATCGCGATGGCGGCGTTCGTGTTCATTCGCGTGTTGGTCGTCAACCTGCCTGACACCACCGCATACCATTTTGCCGGACGCACCTGGTCCGCGCGCCTGCTCACCACGGCCCTGGCCGTGGCACTTTGCTATGTGGCATCGCATTGGCACCGCAGCACAGACACGGCTTGGCTGCGCTGGCTGGAGCCCGGCTTTACCTGGGTGGCATCCACCATACTCACTCTGCTCATGTGGTATGAGCTGAAGACCGCCAGCGTGGCCCTGGGCTGGGCCGTGTTCGCTCTGCTGATCCTGGAAGCCGGTTTCTGGCGGCAAAGCGCCAACCTGCGCCTGCAGGCCTACGTGGCCGGCATCTCTGTCTTTTTGCGCTTGCTCTTCGTCAATCTCAACGCTGTTTCCCCCGTTGCCGGCGCCCGCTGGAGCCCGCGGCTGTACACCGTGGTCCCCCTTGTTCTGTTTTTCTATTACGTGTACCGCCGCCTGGACGAAAGCGCGGCCGCGCTTCATGATTTGGACAGAAAGTTCAAAGCCGCCCAGACATTTGCCTGGCTGGGGACTTTGAGCGTTATTCTGCTGCTGCGCTTTGAAGTCGCTCTGGATTGGATTGCCACCGCCTGGGCCGCCGCGGTGTTGGTCCTCATGGCCCTGGCTTGGAAAACAAATAGACCCGTATTCCTGCACCAGGCGCTGTTTCTGAGCCTGGGAGTGCTCTTCCGTGGTGTCATGCACAACCTCTACGAGCGCAGCTATTTCACTCCGCCTTCAAAGCTGCTTTCCGGCCTGAACGTGATCTCCGCCGCGGGATTTCTGTTTGCCGCGCTGGTCTTCGCCTTCAAGTTGCGCCAGACGTCGTTACAGGAAGGCAAGTCGCGTATGCGACGAGCGCTTCAACTGCTGGCTGCGCGGCCCGAGCAATTGCTGTTCTTTGTCCCGCTCGGGCTGATCACTGCTTATCTCGCGGTTGAACTGCGCAGCGGCCTGGTGACCATGGCCTGGGCCCTGGAAGCCGTGGTGGTCTTCCTGTTCGCGTTGTGGATTGGCGAACGCAGTTACCGCTTGTCGGCGGTTGGGCTTCTCATGCTGTGTGTAGGAAAGATCATTGTGGTTGACATCTGGCGGCTGGGCATCCGCGACCGCGCCATCACTTTCATTGTGCTGGGGGCCATGCTGTTGGGAGTTTCCATTCTCTACAGCAGGAACCGGGAGAAAGTGAGGCAATTCCTATGA
- a CDS encoding cytochrome c biogenesis protein CcdA: MSSLPLPIAVFFAGIASFLSPCVLPLVPGYVSLISGVTAEQLESKDSKVLKTVLFHSIMFILGFTLVFVILGAAATGLGHAFRMYKKQLSWVAGIIIVIFGLHLTGILKIKALYADKRLHSAGSGKSPFGAFVVGFAFAFGWTPCIGPILSLILAAAGSEDTVTKGILLLSIYSLGLAVPFLLTSIAMDRFMGFYGWFRRHLHTVEVISGVLLIVFGVLIFTQHFTVLSSYLGFLNRFTW, translated from the coding sequence ATGTCATCACTGCCTCTGCCTATTGCCGTTTTTTTTGCCGGCATCGCGTCTTTTCTCTCACCGTGCGTCCTCCCGCTGGTGCCCGGATACGTGTCTCTGATTTCTGGCGTTACCGCCGAACAGCTTGAGTCCAAAGACAGTAAGGTGTTGAAAACAGTGCTGTTTCACTCCATCATGTTCATCCTGGGCTTCACCCTGGTGTTTGTGATTCTGGGGGCGGCAGCCACCGGCCTGGGACACGCGTTCAGGATGTACAAGAAACAGCTCTCCTGGGTTGCCGGAATCATCATCGTCATATTCGGCTTGCACCTGACCGGCATCCTCAAAATCAAGGCCCTGTATGCCGACAAGCGCCTGCACTCGGCGGGCAGCGGCAAATCGCCTTTTGGCGCCTTTGTGGTGGGTTTCGCGTTTGCCTTTGGGTGGACGCCCTGCATCGGCCCGATTCTCAGCCTCATCCTGGCGGCCGCCGGAAGCGAGGACACGGTGACCAAGGGGATCCTTCTTCTGTCCATCTATTCCCTTGGACTGGCCGTGCCTTTCCTGCTGACATCCATCGCCATGGACCGCTTCATGGGCTTTTACGGATGGTTTCGCCGCCACCTGCATACCGTCGAGGTGATCAGCGGAGTTTTGTTGATTGTTTTCGGCGTGTTGATCTTTACCCAGCACTTTACCGTGCTCTCAAGTTATCTTGGATTCCTGAACCGTTTTACCTGGTGA
- a CDS encoding GatB/YqeY domain-containing protein — protein sequence MGISEQVHNDMIAAMRSKEELRLSTLRMVKAAIKNKEIDKRAPLDEKEAQQVLATLIKQRKDSIEQFTKGGRQELADKEAAEIKVIEAYLPKALGEEEVTAAVKAAIAEMGSPTMKDMGTVMKNSMAKLQASGARVDGKMVSDIVKKQLGG from the coding sequence ATGGGAATCAGCGAACAAGTACACAACGACATGATCGCCGCCATGCGCAGCAAGGAAGAGCTGCGCCTTTCCACTTTGCGCATGGTCAAAGCGGCCATCAAGAACAAGGAAATTGACAAGCGCGCGCCACTCGACGAAAAAGAGGCCCAGCAGGTGCTGGCCACGCTGATCAAGCAGCGCAAAGATTCCATCGAACAGTTCACCAAGGGTGGCCGTCAGGAACTGGCCGACAAAGAAGCCGCGGAGATCAAAGTGATTGAAGCCTACCTGCCCAAGGCCCTGGGGGAAGAGGAAGTCACCGCCGCGGTGAAGGCCGCCATCGCCGAGATGGGCTCGCCGACGATGAAGGACATGGGCACAGTGATGAAGAACTCCATGGCCAAACTCCAGGCCAGCGGCGCTCGCGTGGACGGCAAGATGGTGAGCGACATCGTCAAAAAGCAACTGGGTGGATGA
- a CDS encoding alanine--glyoxylate aminotransferase family protein has product MIRKGRLLTPGPTQLLPSAQLAMAGATMHHRTAEFRALYSKVLADLKVFVGTRNDVVLMTCSGTGVMEASVSNLTSPGEKVLVVSAGKFGERWEGLAKAYGLDVETIRAPYGETVTAQQVRDKLKPEHKALFMQATESSTGARHDVEGVARALKGSNTLLVVDAITGLGTTHFDVDGWGVDVIIGGSQKAVMIPPGLAYCAVSERAWQRMETSKNPRYYFDLRKERKNGAKGESSYTPATALVAALSSAFDYLRDQGGGDLAAGRELLINNAETAAAMTRAAAKAMGLKLFSAGSPGAALTAIASPAGIDSGNIVKDFRNDFGSVIANGQGEMKGQLFRIAHLGYYDYADTIAAIGALEHVLAGLGVKIELGSGLRAAQEAYARSAQAMAVAH; this is encoded by the coding sequence ATGATTCGCAAAGGCCGCTTGCTGACGCCCGGTCCCACACAGCTTCTTCCCTCCGCCCAACTGGCCATGGCCGGCGCCACCATGCACCACCGCACCGCGGAATTCCGCGCTTTGTATAGCAAGGTGCTGGCCGACTTGAAGGTCTTCGTCGGCACCAGGAATGACGTGGTGCTGATGACGTGTTCCGGCACCGGGGTGATGGAGGCATCGGTCTCCAACCTGACTTCGCCGGGAGAAAAAGTCCTGGTGGTCTCGGCCGGCAAATTCGGCGAACGCTGGGAAGGTCTGGCCAAAGCTTACGGCCTGGACGTGGAAACAATCCGCGCGCCCTACGGCGAAACGGTAACCGCGCAACAGGTGCGCGACAAGTTGAAGCCGGAGCACAAGGCGCTGTTCATGCAGGCCACCGAGAGCTCCACCGGAGCGCGGCATGATGTGGAAGGCGTGGCTCGGGCGCTGAAAGGCTCCAACACGCTGCTGGTGGTGGACGCCATCACCGGGCTAGGGACCACACACTTTGACGTGGATGGCTGGGGCGTGGACGTGATCATAGGCGGATCGCAGAAGGCGGTGATGATTCCTCCCGGACTGGCTTACTGCGCGGTGAGCGAGCGCGCGTGGCAGCGCATGGAAACCTCCAAGAACCCGCGTTATTACTTTGATCTGCGCAAGGAACGCAAGAACGGCGCCAAGGGCGAATCCTCTTATACTCCGGCTACGGCGCTGGTGGCAGCGCTTTCTTCGGCCTTCGACTATTTACGTGATCAAGGTGGCGGTGACCTGGCGGCGGGACGCGAACTGCTCATCAACAACGCCGAAACCGCCGCGGCCATGACCAGGGCAGCGGCCAAAGCCATGGGCTTGAAACTGTTTTCGGCCGGCTCACCGGGCGCGGCCCTGACGGCGATTGCGTCGCCGGCGGGCATTGATTCCGGCAACATTGTGAAGGACTTCCGCAACGACTTTGGCTCGGTCATCGCCAACGGGCAGGGCGAGATGAAAGGCCAGCTGTTCCGCATCGCGCATTTGGGTTATTACGACTACGCGGACACCATTGCCGCCATCGGCGCCCTGGAACATGTGCTGGCCGGGCTGGGAGTAAAGATTGAACTGGGCTCGGGATTGCGCGCGGCGCAGGAAGCATACGCGCGGTCAGCGCAAGCGATGGCCGTGGCGCATTGA
- a CDS encoding M48 family metalloprotease → MMPGTMMRWIGLIASLALLVGGMVLTQTRPVEAPVAPTALLYLVADTERELTRLPMHYTRIPDAEEIKIGDGIAKFIDESHPDEENRLIERYIQSVGNRVAAHAFRKLPYKFHYIPDRGFINAFALPGGHVYMGAGLLDLMENEDELAGVLGHEIEHIDRYHCAERLQWERAMRKIPLLQLASLPVEIFEAGYTKDQELEADREGVNLAVLAGYSPEGAIQVFAEFQKLEEEMHRGAGKKTTPEGEISSATIQILTGYFRSHPPSADRIAKIRDLIAEKKWTTGETKPLEVRYIFLGHQANAHVVAQKYDQAVAAATSALKLHAGYPPALAALAKARCAQHDFTAASAAYRELLPADPAAADSVRAFAGDLGAKAMVAKKFTQAEQFAAFSLELQPNNPNALKSLAQVKLELAQMDAALEAGRKLLKLYPQTEVDLNDYANTVSDQAFQAHDYERAVRFASFALQLEPNPQPGIRARLARSEFALGHFSAAAGSHRMLIEYEIREKTTVDPVNVRNYAEALGSLPGHAEAAQEFQRLLKLLNVDKATDSLTVQARIEAAGLLVMAGDESQARELADRPFTASAQSFAPEFLARLGWWYYRAGKFDAADALLHRFLTLRPGDPGLQSVLGWVDLEKNAPADALRLFKNISDDSSPANVAIAGRAIANWRLHQNDFAMSQLDELSALGPQWTNPAWVRALYGPVAAQSLLEMHAEKERRLAAARARR, encoded by the coding sequence ATGATGCCCGGAACAATGATGCGATGGATCGGTCTCATTGCCTCCCTCGCGCTGCTGGTCGGCGGGATGGTCCTCACTCAGACGCGCCCGGTGGAAGCTCCCGTCGCGCCTACTGCGTTGCTTTACCTGGTGGCCGATACCGAGCGCGAGCTTACCCGGCTTCCCATGCATTACACGCGCATACCGGATGCGGAAGAGATCAAAATCGGCGACGGCATCGCCAAGTTCATAGATGAGTCCCATCCCGACGAAGAAAACAGGTTGATTGAAAGATACATCCAGTCGGTGGGGAACCGCGTAGCGGCCCATGCTTTCCGCAAACTGCCCTACAAGTTTCACTACATTCCTGATCGCGGGTTTATCAATGCCTTTGCCCTTCCCGGCGGCCATGTGTACATGGGCGCGGGCTTGCTGGATCTGATGGAAAATGAAGACGAGCTGGCCGGCGTGCTGGGCCACGAAATCGAACACATTGACCGTTATCACTGTGCCGAGCGTCTGCAATGGGAACGGGCCATGAGGAAAATTCCTTTGCTGCAGCTTGCCTCCTTGCCCGTCGAAATCTTTGAAGCCGGCTATACCAAGGACCAGGAGTTGGAAGCGGACCGCGAAGGGGTGAATCTGGCGGTGCTTGCGGGCTATTCTCCGGAGGGTGCGATTCAGGTGTTTGCTGAATTCCAGAAACTGGAGGAAGAAATGCACCGCGGCGCCGGGAAGAAAACCACGCCGGAGGGTGAAATCTCCAGCGCCACCATCCAGATTCTGACGGGATATTTCCGCTCGCATCCGCCCTCGGCTGACCGGATCGCCAAGATCCGCGACCTGATTGCCGAAAAGAAGTGGACAACCGGCGAAACCAAGCCGCTCGAGGTTCGCTACATCTTCTTGGGCCACCAGGCAAACGCGCATGTGGTCGCGCAGAAATATGACCAGGCGGTCGCAGCCGCCACATCAGCCCTGAAGCTGCATGCCGGTTATCCGCCGGCCCTCGCGGCGCTGGCCAAGGCCCGGTGCGCGCAGCATGATTTCACCGCCGCCTCGGCTGCATACAGGGAATTGCTTCCCGCCGATCCCGCGGCTGCCGACTCGGTCCGCGCCTTCGCTGGCGACCTGGGCGCCAAGGCCATGGTTGCCAAAAAATTTACCCAGGCGGAACAGTTCGCAGCGTTCTCGCTGGAACTGCAGCCCAACAATCCCAATGCGCTGAAATCACTGGCGCAGGTAAAGCTGGAGCTCGCCCAGATGGACGCTGCGTTGGAGGCCGGGCGCAAACTCTTGAAGCTCTATCCGCAGACGGAAGTTGATCTTAACGATTACGCCAACACCGTCAGCGACCAGGCCTTCCAGGCGCACGACTACGAGCGCGCTGTCCGTTTCGCGTCGTTTGCGCTGCAGTTGGAGCCGAATCCTCAGCCGGGGATACGCGCACGGCTGGCGAGAAGTGAATTTGCGCTCGGCCATTTTTCCGCCGCGGCGGGATCCCACCGGATGCTGATTGAATACGAAATCCGCGAAAAAACCACGGTGGACCCGGTCAACGTTCGTAACTACGCGGAGGCGCTGGGATCGCTTCCCGGCCATGCTGAGGCCGCGCAGGAATTCCAGCGCCTGCTTAAGCTGCTGAACGTGGATAAAGCAACCGACAGTCTCACAGTACAAGCCAGGATCGAAGCCGCCGGACTGCTGGTCATGGCCGGCGACGAATCGCAAGCTCGTGAGCTGGCTGACCGCCCCTTTACCGCCAGCGCACAATCGTTTGCTCCGGAATTCCTGGCGCGCCTGGGTTGGTGGTATTACCGCGCGGGCAAGTTTGACGCTGCGGACGCATTGCTCCACCGCTTCCTCACTCTTCGCCCTGGTGATCCCGGCCTGCAGAGCGTACTGGGATGGGTAGACCTGGAAAAGAATGCGCCTGCCGACGCCCTGCGCCTGTTCAAAAATATTTCTGACGATAGCTCGCCTGCGAATGTTGCCATCGCCGGGCGGGCCATTGCCAATTGGCGGCTGCACCAGAATGATTTCGCCATGTCGCAGTTGGATGAACTGAGCGCGCTCGGCCCGCAATGGACCAATCCCGCTTGGGTCCGCGCTCTCTATGGGCCGGTCGCAGCGCAGAGCCTGCTGGAGATGCATGCGGAAAAAGAACGGCGGCTTGCCGCTGCACGGGCCAGGCGTTAA
- a CDS encoding disulfide bond formation protein DsbC yields MKKNLLPIFGFCLLLSGVSLFAQQDDLSVKSRSFVSADPVSAVVVAPGHSTPISFTFHVLPPYHINSNKPLAEELIPTQVHFSLPGSDIVIGKIQYPAGVLKSFPFDPTAKLSVYSGDVVVRGLVVATASGSTGTYTVHAELKYQACDNNACYPPKKLPFTFNVKVGAKARSGKKARPNAQSPHIH; encoded by the coding sequence ATGAAAAAAAATCTTCTTCCTATCTTCGGATTTTGCCTGCTTCTTTCCGGAGTTTCCCTGTTTGCCCAGCAAGACGATCTTTCCGTCAAGAGCCGCTCGTTTGTTTCCGCGGACCCGGTAAGCGCCGTGGTGGTCGCGCCCGGACATTCCACACCCATAAGCTTCACCTTTCACGTCTTGCCGCCTTACCACATCAACTCCAACAAACCCCTGGCGGAGGAATTGATCCCAACACAGGTGCATTTCTCGCTTCCGGGCAGCGACATCGTGATCGGCAAGATCCAATATCCTGCCGGCGTTCTGAAGAGCTTCCCCTTTGATCCCACCGCCAAGCTCAGCGTGTATTCAGGCGACGTCGTGGTAAGAGGGCTGGTGGTGGCGACGGCCAGCGGGTCCACGGGCACGTACACCGTCCACGCGGAACTGAAATACCAGGCGTGCGACAACAATGCCTGCTATCCGCCCAAGAAACTGCCGTTTACGTTTAACGTGAAGGTGGGGGCCAAGGCCCGCAGCGGGAAGAAGGCGCGTCCCAACGCCCAGAGCCCGCATATCCACTAA
- the serA gene encoding phosphoglycerate dehydrogenase — translation MKIIVAEKIAANAIQLLKDEPGWTVITADQITGGLASVLPDADALIVRSAVDVNAEVLKSAGNLRVIGRAGVGVDNIDLDAATKAGIAVMNTPGANAVAVAEHTLGLMLALARHIPRADATTRAGKWEKKSLQGTELRGKTLGIIGLGRVGMEVARRAKAFEMKLIAHDPFVTASVARELDIQLATLDEVYAAADYLSLHVGLTPQTAGMINEAAIKKMKKGVRIVNCARGELLNEPALAAALAAKQIGGLALDVFAEEPPKNSPLLALENVIATPHIAGSTNEAQDAVGVQIASQVREYLKRGVIQNAVNMPSIDYAQYTQMKPYIVLAEKLGAFLANVVAGAGSIQEISLRYSGRLAEWKTELIRNAAIQGILNQRVAEHANVVNAAAIAQERGIHVRETSKDKASSGGRDMLAVTLKTTTDEVEVRGAVMHGESLRLLGVDNFHIEIPLEGNLIYSRNRDVPGVVGKIGTILGKHKVNIGNFALGRAGEEALAVVQVDTPAPEAVLEEIRSVTDIKDVYGMEL, via the coding sequence ATGAAAATCATCGTCGCTGAAAAAATCGCCGCCAACGCCATCCAGCTCCTGAAAGACGAGCCCGGATGGACGGTGATCACCGCGGACCAGATCACCGGAGGCCTAGCCAGCGTGCTTCCCGACGCCGACGCGCTGATCGTGCGGTCGGCGGTGGACGTGAATGCCGAAGTCCTCAAGAGCGCGGGGAACCTGCGGGTGATTGGCCGCGCGGGAGTGGGCGTGGACAACATTGATCTAGACGCCGCCACCAAAGCCGGCATCGCGGTGATGAACACGCCGGGCGCCAACGCCGTGGCCGTGGCCGAACACACCCTGGGCCTGATGCTGGCGCTGGCTCGCCACATTCCCCGCGCGGATGCCACCACGCGGGCCGGGAAATGGGAAAAGAAATCACTGCAAGGGACCGAACTGCGCGGCAAGACGCTGGGGATCATCGGGCTGGGGCGAGTCGGCATGGAAGTGGCCAGGCGCGCCAAGGCGTTTGAGATGAAACTGATCGCGCATGATCCGTTCGTGACCGCGTCCGTGGCGCGCGAGCTGGACATACAACTGGCCACGCTGGACGAGGTCTACGCCGCGGCCGACTACCTCAGCCTGCACGTGGGCCTGACGCCGCAGACCGCGGGCATGATCAACGAGGCGGCCATCAAGAAGATGAAGAAAGGCGTGCGCATTGTGAACTGCGCGCGCGGCGAGCTGCTGAATGAACCCGCGCTGGCCGCGGCCCTCGCGGCCAAGCAGATCGGCGGGCTGGCGCTGGACGTTTTTGCGGAAGAGCCGCCCAAGAATTCCCCGCTGCTGGCGCTGGAGAACGTGATTGCCACGCCGCACATCGCCGGCTCCACCAATGAAGCGCAGGACGCCGTGGGCGTGCAGATCGCCAGCCAGGTGCGGGAATACCTGAAGCGCGGCGTGATCCAGAATGCGGTGAACATGCCGTCCATTGATTACGCGCAGTACACGCAGATGAAGCCGTACATTGTGCTGGCGGAAAAGCTGGGCGCGTTTCTGGCCAACGTGGTTGCCGGCGCCGGCTCCATCCAGGAGATTTCCCTGCGTTACAGCGGACGCCTGGCGGAATGGAAGACGGAGCTGATTCGCAACGCGGCCATCCAGGGAATCCTGAACCAGCGCGTGGCCGAGCACGCCAACGTGGTCAACGCAGCGGCCATCGCGCAGGAGCGCGGCATTCACGTCCGCGAAACCAGCAAAGACAAAGCTTCCAGCGGCGGCCGGGACATGCTGGCGGTGACGCTCAAGACCACCACCGACGAAGTGGAGGTGCGCGGAGCGGTGATGCACGGCGAATCGCTGCGCCTGCTGGGCGTGGACAACTTCCACATTGAGATTCCGCTGGAAGGCAACCTGATCTACAGCCGCAATCGCGACGTGCCCGGCGTGGTGGGCAAGATCGGTACGATTCTGGGCAAGCACAAAGTGAACATCGGCAACTTTGCTTTGGGCCGGGCAGGCGAAGAGGCCCTGGCCGTGGTCCAGGTGGACACGCCCGCGCCGGAAGCCGTGCTGGAAGAGATCCGCTCCGTGACCGACATCAAGGACGTGTACGGAATGGAGTTGTGA